In one Candidatus Nomurabacteria bacterium genomic region, the following are encoded:
- a CDS encoding TIR domain-containing protein, which translates to MTQFDELYKALYGANPPQKKPVPSASLSAFLRPVQPAPRVNTGFLGSQQKPLVKFRKPKVFVSFDYEHDRIYKQALDMWDANKRFDFTFQSHTPNEIQSFNVGRIKAVLTTKVKEATHVIVLVGKYANQVHPDTKLIGFRNWINFEVYQARLYKKKIICVMLDNNNTLPEWLVNSGATLVRSFNEKDIIEALKK; encoded by the coding sequence ATGACGCAGTTTGATGAGCTATATAAGGCTTTATACGGAGCCAATCCACCCCAAAAGAAGCCTGTACCGTCGGCTAGCTTGTCTGCGTTTTTGCGTCCCGTACAGCCAGCGCCCCGAGTTAACACGGGGTTTTTAGGTTCACAACAAAAACCCCTTGTTAAGTTCAGAAAGCCAAAGGTTTTTGTTAGTTTTGACTATGAGCACGACCGTATATACAAACAAGCTCTTGATATGTGGGATGCAAATAAGCGTTTCGATTTTACGTTTCAAAGCCACACCCCAAATGAAATACAATCCTTCAACGTGGGTCGCATAAAAGCCGTTCTTACAACCAAAGTCAAAGAAGCTACCCACGTTATTGTGCTAGTCGGCAAATATGCCAATCAGGTGCACCCCGACACGAAGCTTATAGGTTTTCGAAACTGGATAAACTTTGAAGTTTATCAAGCCAGACTTTATAAGAAGAAGATCATCTGTGTAATGCTAGATAACAACAACACGTTACCCGAGTGGTTAGTGAACTCTGGTGCAACTCTGGTGAGGAGTTTCAATGAAAAAGACATAATAGAGGCACTTAAAAAATAA
- a CDS encoding peroxiredoxin has protein sequence MTTPTTTPYEAPDFMLPDSGGNPYTLREHHGKWVVLYFYPKDDTPGCTIEACSLRDARDDLAKLGADVIGVSKDDASSHEKFKAKHSLNFTLLTDVDGKAMEAYGAWGKKMFGNEGVIRKTFIIDPEGMVRKVYGRVTPLGHGEQVVAELKKLQNEV, from the coding sequence ATGACTACACCGACAACAACGCCCTACGAAGCACCAGACTTTATGCTACCCGACTCTGGTGGCAACCCCTACACGCTCAGAGAACACCATGGGAAATGGGTGGTACTCTATTTCTATCCAAAAGATGACACTCCTGGCTGTACGATTGAAGCGTGCAGCTTGCGTGATGCGCGTGATGATTTGGCGAAGCTTGGTGCGGATGTTATCGGCGTAAGCAAGGATGACGCATCGAGTCACGAAAAGTTTAAAGCTAAGCATTCTTTGAATTTTACGTTACTCACCGACGTTGATGGCAAGGCCATGGAAGCCTACGGCGCGTGGGGAAAAAAGATGTTCGGCAATGAAGGTGTCATTCGCAAAACGTTCATTATTGATCCTGAAGGCATGGTTCGTAAAGTTTATGGCCGCGTAACGCCGCTTGGTCACGGAGAGCAGGTCGTTGCCGAACTAAAGAAACTGCAGAACGAAGTCTAA
- a CDS encoding DUF3445 domain-containing protein, whose protein sequence is MDHRTESNAVISTNVEYLHNHMFINKTSPAPNMRRMSPIAEQKYESKRFLPWFWPDNELAESIDLRRKEFIRNPDSVLRIGETAVQTAASRLLVLQADYLAYQYPDAYTLENSHVINKITDERFSLNTDNSSLDALAISGLLGQEDICMVEQQDDERHIMAAGFVASPTDWDLPKFIGLGMDQVHAKVAGYSDRLKATVDRSLISLPEFPERQFARNNIFLEQNSALAIFPSSKPQLDPATISDPGNEIYLRTERETLTRLPSENRRFIVFTIKPHVYRLADVAANNRHHDLADAIVTNKVLRRNEALALTALDYLLSFDSGN, encoded by the coding sequence ATGGACCATAGAACCGAAAGTAATGCAGTCATTTCAACCAATGTGGAATATTTACACAACCACATGTTCATTAATAAAACCTCCCCGGCGCCAAACATGCGAAGGATGTCACCAATTGCAGAACAAAAATATGAAAGCAAGCGGTTTTTGCCGTGGTTCTGGCCAGACAACGAGCTTGCAGAGTCGATAGATTTAAGACGAAAAGAATTTATACGAAATCCCGACAGCGTTTTACGAATCGGCGAAACGGCCGTTCAAACAGCCGCGTCACGTCTACTTGTCTTGCAGGCCGACTACTTAGCCTATCAATACCCAGACGCCTACACGCTTGAAAATTCGCATGTCATCAATAAAATCACAGACGAAAGATTCAGCCTAAATACGGATAATTCCAGCTTGGACGCACTTGCAATTTCTGGCCTACTTGGCCAAGAAGATATATGTATGGTCGAACAGCAGGATGACGAACGACACATCATGGCCGCGGGCTTCGTCGCATCTCCAACCGATTGGGATCTGCCTAAATTCATAGGGCTAGGCATGGATCAGGTGCACGCAAAAGTCGCAGGCTATAGTGACAGACTAAAAGCAACTGTCGATCGATCACTCATAAGTCTGCCTGAGTTTCCAGAAAGGCAGTTTGCAAGGAACAATATATTTCTAGAGCAAAACTCTGCTCTCGCAATATTTCCTTCATCAAAACCACAACTCGATCCAGCAACTATAAGTGATCCCGGCAATGAGATATATTTACGAACTGAACGCGAAACTCTTACTCGTCTACCGAGTGAAAACCGGCGTTTCATTGTTTTTACCATCAAACCACATGTATATAGACTTGCTGATGTCGCAGCAAATAATCGTCATCATGACCTAGCCGACGCGATAGTAACAAATAAAGTACTCCGTAGAAATGAAGCTCTAGCTTTGACAGCGTTAGATTACCTGCTCTCATTCGATTCCGGAAATTAA
- a CDS encoding GtrA family protein, translating into MTKSKTYHLFHVVTKRQPIRFALVGVANTAVDFGVLFGLTIFLHVPVLAANIVSTSVAMAVSYLLNKRAVFRDTDIHNRQQVMLFVVVTLTSLWVLQGFVLSAVTALLWVATNVNPEMTLLIAKLTATAVSLMWNYTLYSRVVFKNGRK; encoded by the coding sequence ATGACAAAGAGCAAAACGTACCACTTGTTTCATGTTGTCACAAAGCGCCAACCAATACGCTTTGCACTCGTCGGTGTCGCCAATACGGCAGTCGATTTCGGAGTGTTATTTGGTTTGACAATTTTTTTGCACGTGCCAGTACTTGCTGCGAATATCGTGTCTACAAGCGTAGCTATGGCCGTCAGTTACCTACTTAACAAACGGGCAGTGTTCCGCGACACCGATATACACAATCGTCAGCAGGTAATGCTGTTCGTTGTCGTTACATTGACGAGTTTGTGGGTACTACAAGGATTTGTGCTAAGCGCTGTAACGGCGTTATTGTGGGTCGCGACAAATGTGAATCCTGAAATGACACTTTTGATTGCAAAATTGACAGCTACTGCTGTAAGCCTCATGTGGAATTACACATTGTACAGTCGTGTCGTATTTAAAAACGGTCGAAAGTAA
- a CDS encoding recombinase family protein, with protein sequence MATDDKKAKPYARQELTPLSDEQLKQAEQVVAESLKDNPELFNLPDTKYTVDSLVDFFVQSLEGSRKILPKEKRRYVIYLRKSTDDERKQVRSIEDQRKECLDLAKRLDIKVRPEDIFDERWSAKTSGKRDIFNAMMNGFEIGKYHGLISWSPDRLSRNMLEGGQIIEHVDHEKIQDLLFCTYAFDNTPNGKMMLGILFATSKQYSDKLAVDVARGITGAIHEGKYVGLVKKGYYADIDTGRFMPDGVHWQLLRQAVAMRLKDGRTNQEVADFLNASNFSFRKSQDDTYKKAKMDKKTVATIFTDPFYTGAYKYGDNITNLNDTYNFLPLMTPDEFIALSRNMSDSFNAKFVGRNNVSKRLEFGLLREKVICDYCSKIMTFQRTQIKRGKNAGSWQLTYYCRNKDCVRHNDEEAIRKYGKKLARSVSARFITAHIEWTLRHMTANILEAHKHYISRIEKQVAIDKEIAKRKLSEARAELKRQKDKYSQYQSFQVEDPETYKKHHAGKLEFHQAQINAVNASLASLQKELDGLNKALPSREEFVELIKSYLKTILQTRDLIEEDAVYRELVLNLRAGDNAVSVIKLNPPYDMMVDFSKNTSWSG encoded by the coding sequence ATGGCTACAGATGATAAAAAAGCTAAACCCTACGCGAGACAAGAGCTCACACCTCTTAGTGATGAGCAATTAAAACAAGCGGAGCAAGTTGTTGCAGAGAGCCTTAAAGACAACCCTGAGCTATTTAACCTGCCTGATACCAAATACACCGTCGATAGCCTTGTAGACTTCTTTGTACAGTCCCTAGAAGGTAGTAGAAAGATATTACCCAAAGAAAAAAGACGATATGTTATTTACCTACGTAAATCTACAGACGATGAAAGAAAACAAGTGAGGTCTATCGAAGACCAACGGAAAGAGTGCTTAGATCTAGCAAAGAGGCTTGATATAAAAGTTAGACCAGAGGATATTTTCGATGAACGGTGGTCGGCTAAAACCTCTGGTAAACGTGACATTTTCAACGCTATGATGAACGGTTTTGAGATTGGCAAATACCACGGTTTAATCTCGTGGTCACCTGATCGTTTATCACGAAATATGTTAGAGGGTGGACAGATTATCGAACACGTCGACCACGAAAAGATACAGGATCTGCTGTTTTGCACCTACGCCTTCGATAACACCCCAAATGGCAAGATGATGCTAGGCATCTTGTTTGCCACATCGAAGCAATATAGCGATAAGCTAGCCGTAGATGTTGCACGAGGTATTACGGGTGCTATTCACGAGGGAAAGTATGTCGGACTTGTTAAAAAAGGCTACTATGCAGATATTGACACAGGTAGGTTTATGCCAGATGGCGTGCACTGGCAACTATTACGCCAAGCCGTTGCAATGAGGCTCAAAGACGGCAGAACAAACCAAGAGGTAGCGGATTTTCTCAATGCCTCAAACTTTAGTTTTCGTAAGAGCCAAGATGACACGTATAAAAAAGCAAAGATGGACAAGAAGACGGTCGCTACAATATTCACTGACCCGTTTTATACAGGTGCTTACAAGTACGGTGACAATATAACCAACCTGAACGATACTTACAACTTTCTACCCCTTATGACACCAGACGAGTTTATTGCTCTAAGTCGCAATATGTCCGACAGCTTTAACGCAAAGTTTGTTGGTCGCAATAATGTTTCCAAAAGGCTTGAGTTTGGCTTACTGAGAGAGAAAGTGATCTGTGACTATTGTAGTAAGATTATGACCTTTCAGCGTACCCAAATCAAACGTGGTAAAAATGCTGGTAGCTGGCAATTAACGTACTACTGTCGCAACAAAGATTGCGTACGTCATAATGACGAAGAGGCGATAAGAAAGTACGGCAAAAAACTAGCTAGAAGCGTTAGTGCTAGGTTTATTACGGCACATATCGAATGGACGCTACGCCATATGACCGCTAATATCCTTGAGGCTCATAAGCATTATATTAGCCGTATAGAAAAACAAGTGGCGATAGACAAAGAGATAGCAAAACGTAAACTATCAGAGGCTAGAGCAGAGTTAAAACGCCAAAAAGACAAGTACTCACAGTATCAGAGCTTTCAAGTTGAAGACCCAGAAACATATAAAAAGCACCACGCTGGCAAATTAGAGTTTCACCAAGCACAGATTAACGCTGTAAACGCTAGCCTCGCTTCTCTGCAAAAAGAGCTAGACGGCTTAAATAAAGCTTTGCCATCTCGTGAAGAGTTTGTTGAACTCATTAAGTCTTATCTTAAAACTATACTACAGACACGGGATTTGATTGAAGAAGACGCAGTGTATCGTGAGCTAGTGTTGAACCTACGTGCTGGCGACAACGCCGTATCTGTTATAAAGCTAAATCCACCATACGATATGATGGTGGATTTTAGCAAAAATACTTCTTGGTCGGGGTGA
- a CDS encoding AAA family ATPase: MKLAEIKIRGYKSIDELDFPIQKYGKSYATILLGKNETGKSNVLDAIAMTKLADSKEGETSFTKIRNRKTKPSKVSVLFNFSVETTDDYKTALIEAPNIELPDSLVNSIKLTNIVKEAYIKDGDDKYGVSFDFLYDTVPRLSTYGVLFATEQVPAQATTPPTPAKTVEKITVKKLASITEKEEADKYLELSDDLLKGIIEKALVGFATKNTKVVVDRWEYEPRYLIQDKIKLDDFVQNEDNIPLENIFYLAGYKTYDEIAKVIEEIKKDDNERRSLSTNLTKKATEYLHKKWKEHKVDIDVEVSTDYTVRVTVQDEADTGNYYDMIDRSQGFQQFASLLFSISIGSASGSVKNHVILIDEPEVHLHPSGVRHMRDELLKIGESNYLFVSTHSNFMIDGKQKERHHLLTKGDDNSTEKKQIKTEENINNDEVLETAFGINIILDFVSPHLLLVEGDDDKQLLEKALSVVKPDNDIKISNGTGSNIVADASRLAFHDVIPLVVSDDDDDGRQYQTDIQKIGKNDFKNKAFTLYGLTSDIAEKGTIEDAIPIGFVQDKSNEVLHDNGFSDIALDPSSPFCEQIKLHLRKEIKDVRGKAKTVKVNNLTAVIKGKATEYPIKDISATTSPILFKLAEAILAKFELADVK; encoded by the coding sequence ATGAAATTAGCAGAAATAAAAATTAGAGGCTACAAGTCTATAGACGAGCTTGATTTCCCCATACAAAAGTACGGAAAGAGCTACGCCACCATCTTATTGGGTAAAAATGAAACAGGTAAAAGCAACGTTCTTGACGCAATTGCAATGACCAAACTGGCGGATAGCAAGGAGGGTGAAACCAGTTTCACGAAAATTAGGAACAGAAAAACCAAGCCAAGCAAAGTTTCTGTACTGTTTAACTTTTCCGTTGAGACTACCGATGACTATAAGACCGCTCTTATTGAGGCGCCTAATATAGAGTTACCCGATAGTCTCGTGAACAGCATCAAACTTACCAATATAGTAAAAGAGGCGTACATAAAAGACGGCGATGACAAGTATGGTGTTAGTTTTGATTTTCTCTACGATACAGTCCCTCGATTGAGCACTTACGGCGTCTTGTTTGCCACAGAACAGGTGCCAGCACAAGCCACAACACCACCTACTCCTGCAAAAACTGTTGAAAAAATCACGGTCAAAAAGCTGGCAAGTATCACAGAAAAAGAGGAGGCAGACAAGTACTTAGAATTGAGTGATGATTTACTAAAAGGAATAATTGAAAAAGCACTCGTAGGCTTCGCAACAAAAAACACCAAAGTGGTTGTAGACAGATGGGAATACGAGCCTAGGTATTTAATCCAAGACAAGATTAAACTAGACGATTTTGTCCAGAATGAAGATAATATACCACTTGAGAACATATTTTACCTTGCTGGTTATAAAACATACGATGAAATTGCAAAGGTAATCGAAGAGATAAAAAAAGATGACAATGAGAGACGTAGCTTAAGTACAAACTTAACCAAAAAAGCCACTGAGTATTTACATAAAAAGTGGAAAGAACACAAGGTTGATATAGACGTAGAGGTAAGTACGGATTACACCGTCAGGGTGACTGTTCAAGATGAAGCTGACACTGGTAACTATTATGATATGATCGACAGAAGCCAAGGCTTTCAGCAGTTTGCTTCACTTTTATTTAGTATCTCTATAGGCAGTGCTTCGGGTAGTGTTAAAAATCACGTGATCCTTATTGACGAGCCTGAAGTTCACTTACATCCGTCTGGAGTGAGACATATGAGAGATGAGCTATTGAAAATCGGCGAGAGTAATTATCTTTTCGTCTCTACCCATTCCAATTTTATGATAGACGGCAAGCAGAAAGAGCGCCACCACCTGCTTACAAAAGGTGACGATAATTCGACTGAAAAAAAGCAAATCAAGACAGAGGAGAACATCAACAATGATGAAGTTCTCGAAACTGCATTCGGGATAAACATTATTCTAGATTTTGTATCACCCCACCTATTGCTCGTAGAGGGTGACGACGACAAACAACTACTTGAAAAAGCTCTCAGTGTAGTCAAGCCAGATAATGATATAAAGATTAGCAACGGCACAGGTTCTAATATAGTAGCTGATGCTTCTCGGTTAGCCTTCCACGATGTTATACCATTGGTTGTGTCAGACGACGATGACGACGGAAGGCAGTATCAAACTGACATACAAAAAATCGGTAAGAATGACTTTAAAAACAAAGCCTTTACGCTCTATGGTTTAACCAGCGACATAGCAGAAAAGGGTACTATTGAAGATGCAATTCCAATTGGTTTTGTTCAAGACAAGTCTAACGAGGTTCTACACGATAACGGCTTTTCCGACATAGCGCTCGACCCCTCCTCTCCGTTTTGCGAGCAAATAAAGTTACACCTTCGAAAAGAGATAAAAGATGTCAGGGGCAAAGCTAAGACGGTTAAAGTTAATAACTTGACTGCTGTAATTAAAGGTAAGGCTACTGAGTATCCTATAAAAGATATATCGGCTACGACTTCACCTATATTGTTCAAACTAGCAGAAGCAATACTAGCTAAGTTTGAATTAGCTGACGTCAAATAA